One part of the Magallana gigas chromosome 5, xbMagGiga1.1, whole genome shotgun sequence genome encodes these proteins:
- the LOC136275314 gene encoding peflin-like isoform X2, whose product MPGPPGGYGAPPPQGGGYYGAPQQPGFGGGLPGPGFGGQPPPPGGFGGGGFVAQPPIDPQVQQWFMSVDADKSGRITAIELQQALVNANWSHFNPETCRLMIGMFDKDMSGTIELNEFQALWNYIQQWKGVFEQFDQNRSGQIDFNELCNAYRQMGYNLTPQFAQTVVAKFDIMGRQSLTLDNFIQSCVMLKSLTDAFKSRDPTSSGRVNMSYEDFMTLAVFNKI is encoded by the exons atgccG GGCCCTCCAGGGGGATATGGTGCACCACCTCCTCAGGGGGGAGGTTATTATGGGGCTCCACAACAGCCAGGTTTTGGAGGAGGACTGCCAGGACCAGGGTTTGGGGGACAACCTCCACCCCCAGGAGGATTTGGTGGCGGGG GCTTTGTTGCTCAGCCTCCCATTGATCCCCAGGTCCAGCAGTGGTTCATGTCTGTGGATGCTGACAAGAGTGGAAGAATTACAGCTATAGAGCTACAGCAGGCACTAGTCAATGCTAACTGGTCCCACTTCAACCCAGAGACCTGTAGGCTTATGATAG GAATGTTTGACAAAGACATGAGTGGGACAATAGAATTGAACGAGTTTCAGGCTCTTTGGAACTATATTCAGCAGTGGAAAGGCGTGTTTGAACAGTTTGATCAAAATAGATCGGGTCAAATCGATTTCAATGAGCTTTGTAATG CTTACAGACAGATGGGGTACAATCTTACCCCACAATTCGCTCAGACGGTCGTGGCCAAGTTTGACATCATGGGTCGACAGAGTCTGACTTTGGACAACTTCATCCAATCGTGCGTTATGTTGAAGTCACTGACGGACGCCTTTAAATCCCGGGACCCAACAAGTTCAGGCAGAGTCAATATGAGTTACGAGGACTTTATGACTTTAGCTGTGTTCAACAAAATATAG
- the LOC136275314 gene encoding peflin-like isoform X1, which translates to MAYPYGQGPPGGYGAPPPQGGGYYGAPQQPGFGGGLPGPGFGGQPPPPGGFGGGGFVAQPPIDPQVQQWFMSVDADKSGRITAIELQQALVNANWSHFNPETCRLMIGMFDKDMSGTIELNEFQALWNYIQQWKGVFEQFDQNRSGQIDFNELCNAYRQMGYNLTPQFAQTVVAKFDIMGRQSLTLDNFIQSCVMLKSLTDAFKSRDPTSSGRVNMSYEDFMTLAVFNKI; encoded by the exons ATGGCTTACCCGTACGGACAG GGCCCTCCAGGGGGATATGGTGCACCACCTCCTCAGGGGGGAGGTTATTATGGGGCTCCACAACAGCCAGGTTTTGGAGGAGGACTGCCAGGACCAGGGTTTGGGGGACAACCTCCACCCCCAGGAGGATTTGGTGGCGGGG GCTTTGTTGCTCAGCCTCCCATTGATCCCCAGGTCCAGCAGTGGTTCATGTCTGTGGATGCTGACAAGAGTGGAAGAATTACAGCTATAGAGCTACAGCAGGCACTAGTCAATGCTAACTGGTCCCACTTCAACCCAGAGACCTGTAGGCTTATGATAG GAATGTTTGACAAAGACATGAGTGGGACAATAGAATTGAACGAGTTTCAGGCTCTTTGGAACTATATTCAGCAGTGGAAAGGCGTGTTTGAACAGTTTGATCAAAATAGATCGGGTCAAATCGATTTCAATGAGCTTTGTAATG CTTACAGACAGATGGGGTACAATCTTACCCCACAATTCGCTCAGACGGTCGTGGCCAAGTTTGACATCATGGGTCGACAGAGTCTGACTTTGGACAACTTCATCCAATCGTGCGTTATGTTGAAGTCACTGACGGACGCCTTTAAATCCCGGGACCCAACAAGTTCAGGCAGAGTCAATATGAGTTACGAGGACTTTATGACTTTAGCTGTGTTCAACAAAATATAG